From Harpia harpyja isolate bHarHar1 chromosome 19, bHarHar1 primary haplotype, whole genome shotgun sequence, one genomic window encodes:
- the CD34 gene encoding hematopoietic progenitor cell antigen CD34 isoform X3, with the protein MLCLGSLKIMKWRQLFWIALCVVELSGNASGSPTSPPPLTAVDTETKGISSTAATGATGAPSSAKPMPETSAAARSPPASPTSSGLSSERTSPQLSRDPTQTLGTPSDPDHTSQGVPTTESPATQPKTTEETPGSTPAMTSSPVTSGHPSVPATTTPLPTVRDSPKNITCHNVKEVGDTGAICLQLNESSTCKHFLEMKGSDLWSAICEEKNRPISSPCQIKLAKSEVDHDCMLLILVGETDPATDILQESHWEKFGIKSLKRGRVRNHQDFSQKTLIALVTSGLMLAFLGLAGYFLMKRRSWSPAGERL; encoded by the exons ATGCTGTGCTTgggaagtttaaaaataatgaagtggAGGCAGCTTTTCTGGATTGCGCTCTGTGTTGTGGAGTTGTCTG GCAACGCTTCTGGGAGCCCAACATCCCCCCCGCCACTGACAGCCGTGGACACAGAAACGAAAGGCATCAGCAGCACGGCAGCCACCGGAGCCACCGGAGCCCCCAGCAGTGCCAAGCCGATGCCAGAGACGTCCG CTGCAGCCAGGTCCCCGCCAGCCAGCCCCACCTCCTCGGGGCTCAGCAGCGAGCGGACGAGCCCGCAGCTCAGCCGAGACCCCACGCAGACGCTGGGCACCCCCTCGGACCCAGACCACACGAGCCAAGGGGTCCCCACAACCGAGAGCCCAGCCACACAACCCAAGACAACGGAAGAAACCCCAGGATCCACGCCGGCTATGACGAGCTCTCCTGTCACCTCGGGGCATCCTTCCGTCCCGGCTACCACCACGCCACTGCCCACAGTCAGGGATAGCCCGAAG aaCATCACATGCCACAATGTCAAAGAAGTGGGTGACACCGGAGCCATCTGCTTGCAGCTCAACGAGTCCAGCACTTGC aaacattttttagAGATGAAGGGATCGGACTTGTGGAGTGCaatatgtgaagaaaaaaaccgCCCCATTTCCTCCCCCTGCCAAATTAAACTTGCTAAATCTGAGGTGGACCATGACTGCATGCTCCTCATCCTCGTCGGTGAGACAG ATCCTGCTACAGATATACTACAGGAGTCTCACTGGGAAAAG tttggaaTAAAATCCCTTAAACGGGGGAGAGTGAGGAACCACCAGGACTTTTCTCAGAAGACCCTGATTGCCTTGGTCACATCTGGACTCATGCTGGCGTTCCTGGGCTTGGCTGGATATTTCCTGATGAAGCGGCGGAGCTGGAGCCCCGCGGGAGAGAGGCTG TAA
- the CD34 gene encoding hematopoietic progenitor cell antigen CD34 isoform X2 — MLCLGSLKIMKWRQLFWIALCVVELSGNASGSPTSPPPLTAVDTETKGISSTAATGATGAPSSAKPMPETSAAARSPPASPTSSGLSSERTSPQLSRDPTQTLGTPSDPDHTSQGVPTTESPATQPKTTEETPGSTPAMTSSPVTSGHPSVPATTTPLPTVRDSPKNITCHNVKEVGDTGAICLQLNESSTCKHFLEMKGSDLWSAICEEKNRPISSPCQIKLAKSEVDHDCMLLILVGETDPATDILQESHWEKFGIKSLKRGRVRNHQDFSQKTLIALVTSGLMLAFLGLAGYFLMKRRSWSPAGERLQ, encoded by the exons ATGCTGTGCTTgggaagtttaaaaataatgaagtggAGGCAGCTTTTCTGGATTGCGCTCTGTGTTGTGGAGTTGTCTG GCAACGCTTCTGGGAGCCCAACATCCCCCCCGCCACTGACAGCCGTGGACACAGAAACGAAAGGCATCAGCAGCACGGCAGCCACCGGAGCCACCGGAGCCCCCAGCAGTGCCAAGCCGATGCCAGAGACGTCCG CTGCAGCCAGGTCCCCGCCAGCCAGCCCCACCTCCTCGGGGCTCAGCAGCGAGCGGACGAGCCCGCAGCTCAGCCGAGACCCCACGCAGACGCTGGGCACCCCCTCGGACCCAGACCACACGAGCCAAGGGGTCCCCACAACCGAGAGCCCAGCCACACAACCCAAGACAACGGAAGAAACCCCAGGATCCACGCCGGCTATGACGAGCTCTCCTGTCACCTCGGGGCATCCTTCCGTCCCGGCTACCACCACGCCACTGCCCACAGTCAGGGATAGCCCGAAG aaCATCACATGCCACAATGTCAAAGAAGTGGGTGACACCGGAGCCATCTGCTTGCAGCTCAACGAGTCCAGCACTTGC aaacattttttagAGATGAAGGGATCGGACTTGTGGAGTGCaatatgtgaagaaaaaaaccgCCCCATTTCCTCCCCCTGCCAAATTAAACTTGCTAAATCTGAGGTGGACCATGACTGCATGCTCCTCATCCTCGTCGGTGAGACAG ATCCTGCTACAGATATACTACAGGAGTCTCACTGGGAAAAG tttggaaTAAAATCCCTTAAACGGGGGAGAGTGAGGAACCACCAGGACTTTTCTCAGAAGACCCTGATTGCCTTGGTCACATCTGGACTCATGCTGGCGTTCCTGGGCTTGGCTGGATATTTCCTGATGAAGCGGCGGAGCTGGAGCCCCGCGGGAGAGAGGCTG CAGTAA
- the CD34 gene encoding hematopoietic progenitor cell antigen CD34 isoform X1: MLCLGSLKIMKWRQLFWIALCVVELSGNASGSPTSPPPLTAVDTETKGISSTAATGATGAPSSAKPMPETSAAARSPPASPTSSGLSSERTSPQLSRDPTQTLGTPSDPDHTSQGVPTTESPATQPKTTEETPGSTPAMTSSPVTSGHPSVPATTTPLPTVRDSPKNITCHNVKEVGDTGAICLQLNESSTCKHFLEMKGSDLWSAICEEKNRPISSPCQIKLAKSEVDHDCMLLILVGETDPATDILQESHWEKFGIKSLKRGRVRNHQDFSQKTLIALVTSGLMLAFLGLAGYFLMKRRSWSPAGERLAEDPYYTENGSQGNTMLMMSPQEQPELQEKPNLNGGTQENGTGQASSKNGHSAKQHSPADTEM; the protein is encoded by the exons ATGCTGTGCTTgggaagtttaaaaataatgaagtggAGGCAGCTTTTCTGGATTGCGCTCTGTGTTGTGGAGTTGTCTG GCAACGCTTCTGGGAGCCCAACATCCCCCCCGCCACTGACAGCCGTGGACACAGAAACGAAAGGCATCAGCAGCACGGCAGCCACCGGAGCCACCGGAGCCCCCAGCAGTGCCAAGCCGATGCCAGAGACGTCCG CTGCAGCCAGGTCCCCGCCAGCCAGCCCCACCTCCTCGGGGCTCAGCAGCGAGCGGACGAGCCCGCAGCTCAGCCGAGACCCCACGCAGACGCTGGGCACCCCCTCGGACCCAGACCACACGAGCCAAGGGGTCCCCACAACCGAGAGCCCAGCCACACAACCCAAGACAACGGAAGAAACCCCAGGATCCACGCCGGCTATGACGAGCTCTCCTGTCACCTCGGGGCATCCTTCCGTCCCGGCTACCACCACGCCACTGCCCACAGTCAGGGATAGCCCGAAG aaCATCACATGCCACAATGTCAAAGAAGTGGGTGACACCGGAGCCATCTGCTTGCAGCTCAACGAGTCCAGCACTTGC aaacattttttagAGATGAAGGGATCGGACTTGTGGAGTGCaatatgtgaagaaaaaaaccgCCCCATTTCCTCCCCCTGCCAAATTAAACTTGCTAAATCTGAGGTGGACCATGACTGCATGCTCCTCATCCTCGTCGGTGAGACAG ATCCTGCTACAGATATACTACAGGAGTCTCACTGGGAAAAG tttggaaTAAAATCCCTTAAACGGGGGAGAGTGAGGAACCACCAGGACTTTTCTCAGAAGACCCTGATTGCCTTGGTCACATCTGGACTCATGCTGGCGTTCCTGGGCTTGGCTGGATATTTCCTGATGAAGCGGCGGAGCTGGAGCCCCGCGGGAGAGAGGCTG GCTGAAGACCCCTATTACACAGAAAACGGTAGCCAGGGAAACACGATGTTGATGATGTCCCCCCAAGAGCAACCTGAGCTGCAGGAGAAGCCAAACCTCAACGGTGGGACTCAGGAGAACGGGACTGGCCAAGCGTCCTCCAAAAACGGCCACTCAGCCAAGCAGCACAGCCCCGCCGACACCGAAATGTGA